From the Periophthalmus magnuspinnatus isolate fPerMag1 chromosome 1, fPerMag1.2.pri, whole genome shotgun sequence genome, one window contains:
- the si:dkeyp-75b4.8 gene encoding lipopolysaccharide-induced tumor necrosis factor-alpha factor: MDLPSYDEAEQHPRAQGPGVLHIPPPPTYDASVTLPSTPPPSYGEAVEFVPDHFPVLTVPVSPRHNTGVFIHPATEVPVVVTQSISVTQSSPVVIYQPQPVPLVVPSQLTDSPAHIQCPHCGRTGTTLVSHVPSATAWCSCALLAFMGLICGFCLIPLLVRSCQDTHHSCPHCHRVVHVYKS, encoded by the exons ATGGACCTTCCTTCGTATGACGAGGCAGAGCAGCACCCTCGGGCGCAGGGGCCAGGAGTGCTCcacatccctcctcctcctacctATGATGCTTCTGTGACCTTGCCCTCCACCCCACCCCCCTCTTATGGAGAAGCAG TTGAGTTCGTGCCTGATCACTTTCCTGTGCTGACTGTGCCTGTGAGCCCTCGGCACAACACAGGGGTTTTCATCCACCCTGCCACAGAAG TGCCTGTGGTGGTGACCCAGTCCATCAGTGTGACTCAGAGCAGCCCTGTGGTCATATACCAGCCTCAGCCCGTGCCCCTGGTGGTGCCCTCCCAACTGACTGACAGCCCTGCCCACATACAGTGCCCTCACTGTGGGCGCACGGGTACCACTCTGGTGTCACATGTGCCCAGTGCGACCGCCTGGTGCTCATGCGCTCTGCTGGCGTTTATGGG GTTGATCTGTGGCTTCTGCCTGATTCCACTGTTGGTTCGAAGCTGTCAGGAcacacatcactcctgtccaCACTGCCACAGAGTGGTGCATGTTTACAAAAGTTGA